Proteins encoded by one window of Camelus bactrianus isolate YW-2024 breed Bactrian camel chromosome 9, ASM4877302v1, whole genome shotgun sequence:
- the SYMPK gene encoding symplekin isoform X1, with protein sequence MAGSSGDSVTRRSVASQFFTQEEGPGIDGMTTSERVVDLLNQAALITNDSKITVLKQVQELIINKDPTLLDNFLDEIIAFQADKSIEVRKFVIGFIEEACKRDIELLLKLIANLNMLLRDENVNVVKKAILTMTQLYKVALQWMVKSRVISELQEACWDMVSAMAGDIILLLDSDNDGIRTHAIKFVEGLIVTLSPRMADSEVPRRQEHDISLDRIPRDHPYIQYNVLWEEGKAALEQLLKFMVHPAISSINLTTALGSLANIARQRPMFMSEVIQAYETLHANLPPTLAKSQVSSVRKNLKLHLLSVLKHPASLEFQAQITTLLVDLGTPQAEIARNMPSGKDARKRPRDDSDSTLKKMKLEPNLGEDDEDKDLEPGPSGTSKASAQISGQSDTDITAEFLQPLLTPDNVANLVLISMVYLPEVMPASFQAIYTPVESAGTEAQIKHLARLMATQMTAAGLGPGVEQTKQYKEEPKEEKVVKPESVLIKRRLSAQGQAISVVGSLSSMSALEEEAPQAKRRPEPIIPVTQPRLAGAGGRKKIFRLSDVLKPLTDAQVEAMKLGAVKRILRAEKAVACSGAAQVRIKILASLVTQFDSGLKAEVLSFILEDVRARLDLAFAWLYQEYNAYLAAGATGTLDKYEDCLIRLLSGLQEKPDQKDGIFTKVVLEAPLITESALEVIRKYCEDESRTYLGMSTLRDLIFKRPSRQFQYLHVLLDLSSHEKDKVRSQALLFIKRMYEKEQLREYVEKFALNYLQLLVHPNPPSVLFGADKDTEVAAPWTEETVKQCLYLYLALLPQNHKLIHELAAVYTEAIADIKRTVLRVIEQPIRGMGMNSPELLLLVENCPKGAETLVTRCLHSLTDKVPPSPELVKRVRDLYHKRLPDVRFLIPVLNGLEKKEVIQALPKLIKLNPIVVKEVFNRLLGTQHGEGNSALSPLNPGELLIALHNIDSAKCDMKSIIKATNLCFAERNVYTSEVLAVVMQQLMEQSPLPMLLMRTVIQSLTMYPRLGGFVMNILSRLIMKQVWKYPKVWEGFIKCCQRTKPQSFQVILQLPPQQLGAVFDKCPELREPLLAHVRSFTPHQQAHIPNSIMTILEASGKQEPETKETPAGPLEEDDLEPLALAPPPAPRPPQDLIGLRLAQEKALKRQLEEEQKLKPGGVGAPSSSSSLSSSSARPGPPQPEEAIDFREEGPECETPAIFISMDDDSGLTEAALLDSSLEGPLPKEVAAGGLISKEERSPQTLTPAGEDTLKTPSPTVEEAGEPETKGNS encoded by the exons CAAGCGAGACATTGAGTTGCTGCTGAAACTGATTGCGAACCTCAACATGCTTTTAAGAGATGAGAATGTGAATGTGGTGAAGAAGGCCATCCTCACCATGACCCAGCTCTACAAGGTGGCCCTGCAG TGGATGGTGAAGTCACGGGTGATCAGTGAGCTCCAGGAGGCCTGCTGGGACATGGTGTCTGCCATGGCTGGGGACATCATCCTGCTGTTGGACTCTGACAATGACGGCATCCGTACCCACGCCATCAAGTTTGTGGAGGGCCTCATCGTCACCCTGTCACCCCGAATGGCTGACTCGGAAGTGCCCCGACGCCAGGAGCATGACATCAGCCTGGACCGCATCCCTCGTGACCATCCCTACATCCAGTACA ATGTGCTGTGGGAAGAAGGCAAGGCAGCCTTAGAGCAGCTGCTCAAGTTCATGGTGCACCCCGCTATCTCCTCCATCAACCTGACCACAGCCCTGGGCTCCCTCGCCAATATTGCCCGCCAGAGACCCATGTTTATGTCTGAGGTGATTCAGGCTTACGAAACCCTGCACG CCAACCTGCCCCCAACGCTGGCCAAATCTCAGGTGAGCAGCGTGCGTAAGAACCTCAAGTTGCACCTGTTGAGTGTGCTGAAGCACCCAGCCTCCTTGGAGTTCCAGGCTCAGATCACCACCCTGCTGGTAGACCTGGGCACACCTCAGGCTGAGATCGCCCGCAATATGCCCAGTGGCAAGGATGCCCGCAAGCGGCCCCGAGACGACTCAGATTCCACGCTCAAGAAGATGAAGCTGG AGCCCAACCTGGGGGAAGACGACGAGGACAAGGACTTGGAGCCAGGCCCCTCAGGGACCTCGAAGGCCTCTGCCCAGATCTCCGGCCAGTCAGACACAGACATCACAGCTGAGTTCCTACAGCCTCTGCTGACGCCGGACAATGTGGCCAATCTG GTCCTCATCAGCATGGTGTACCTGCCTGAGGTCATGCCCGCCTCCTTCCAAGCCATCTACACCCCAGTGGAGTCAGCAGGCACTGAAGCCCAGATCAAACACCTGGCTCGGCTCATGGCCACACAGATGACAGCCGCAGGACTGGGGCCAG GGGTGGAGCAGACCAAACAGTACAAAGAGGAGCCCAAGGAGGAGAAGGTGGTGAAGCCGGAAAGTGTCCTGATCAAGCGACGCCTGTCAGCCCAGGGCCAGGCGATCTCGGTGGTGGGCTCCCTGAGTTCCATGTCCGCTCTGGAGGAGGAGGCACCCCAGGCCAAGAGGAGGCCAGAGCCCATCATCCCTGTCACGCAGCCCCG GCTGGCAGGTGCCGGAGGGCGTAAGAAAATCTTCCGTCTGAGCGATGTGCTGAAGCCCCTGACTGACGCCCAGGTTGAGGCCATGAAGCTGGGCGCTGTGAAGCGGATCCTACGGGCTGAGAAGGCTGTGGCGTGCAGCGGGGCTGCCCAG GTGCGCATAAAGATCCTGGCTAGCCTGGTGACTCAGTTCGACTCGGGCCTGAAGGCTGAGGTCCTGTCCTTCATCCTGGAGGATGTGCGGGCCCGCCTGGACCTGGCCTTCGCCTGGCTCTACCAGGAGTACAACGCCTACCTAGCAGCTGGTGCCACGGGCACCCTGGACAAGTATGAGGACTGCCTCATCCGCCTGCTCTCCGGCCTGCAGGAGAAGCCAGACCAGAAGGATGG GATCTTCACCAAGGTTGTACTAGAGGCACCACTGATCACCGAGAGCGCCTTGGAGGTGATTCGCAAGTACTGCGAGGATGAG AGTCGCACCTACCTGGGCATGTCCACTCTTCGAGACCTGATCTTCAAGCGCCCGTCCCGCCAGTTCCAGTACCTGCATGTTCTGCTAGACCTCAGCTCCCATGAGAAGGACAAG GTGCGTTCCCAAGCCTTGCTGTTCATCAAGCGCATGTACGAGAAGGAACAGCTGCGAGAGTATGTGGAGAAATTTGCCCTTAACTACCTGCAGCTCTTGGTCCACCCCAATCCACCATCTGTGCTGTTTGGAGCCGACAAGGACACAG AGGTGGCAGCGCCCTGGACCGAGGAGACAGTGAAGCAGTGTTTGTACCTCTACCTGGCCCTCCTGCCTCAGAACCACAAGCTGATCCACGAGCTGGCAGCCGTGTACACTGAAGCCATCGCTGACATCAAGAGGACAGTGCTGAGGGTCATCGAACAGCCG ATCCGAGGAATGGGCATGAACTCGCCAGAGCTGCTCTTGCTGGTGGAAAACTGTCCCAAGGGGGCAGAGACACTGGTCACACGATGTCTGCACAGCCTCACGGACAAAG TCCCACCCTCCCCGGAGCTGGTGAAGCGGGTCAGGGATCTCTACCACAAGCGACTGCCAGACGTCCGCTTCCTCATCCCTGTGCTCAATGGGCTGGAAAAG AAAGAAGTGATCCAGGCCCTGCCAAAGCTCATCAAACTCAACCCCATAGTGGTGAAAGAGGTCTTCAACCGCCTGCTGGGCACCCAGCATG GTGAAGGGAACTCGGCCTTGTCCCCCCTGAACCCTGGAGAGCTTCTGATCGCGTTACACAACATTGACTCGGCAAAGTGTGACATGAAGTCTATCATCAAAG CCACCAACCTGTGCTTTGCGGAGCGGAACGTGTACACATCGGAGGTGCTGGCCGTGGTGATGCAGCAGCTGATGGAGCAGAGTCCCCTGCCCATGCTGCTCATGAGGACCGTCATCCAGTCCCTGACCATGTACCCCCGCCTGGGGGGCTTCGTCATGAACATCCTGTCCCGCCTCATCATGAAGCAG GTGTGGAAGTATCCCAAGGTGTGGGAGGGCTTCATCAAATGCTGTCAGCGCACCAAGCCCCAGAGCTTCCAGGTCATCCTGCAGCTCCCACCCCAGCAGCTGGGTGCCGTCTTTGACAAGTGCCCAGAGCTCCGGGAGCCCCTGCTGGCCCACGTCCGCTCCTTCACTCCCCACCAG CAAGCACACATCCCCAACTCCATCATGACCATCCTGGAGGCCAGCGGCAAGCAGGAGCCAGAGACTAAGGAAACACCTGCCGGGCCCCTGGAAGAG GATGACTTAGAGCCCCTGGCTCTGGCACCACCCCCGGCCCCCCGGCCCCCTCAAGACCTGATCGGCCTGCGGCTGGCCCAGGAGAAGGCCTTAAAGCGGCAGCTGGAGGAGGAACAGAAGCTGAAGCCTGGGGGTGTGGGAGCcccctcctcgtcctcctcgttgTCCTCTTCCTCAGCCCGgccaggccctccccagcccGAGGAAGCCATTGATTTCCGGGAGGAGGGGCCTGAGTGTGAGACCCCGGCCATTTTTATCAGCATGGATGATGACTCGGGGCTGACGGAGGCTGCACTGCTGGACTCTAGTCTTGAGGGACCCCTACCTAAG GAAGTGGCAGCGGGCGGATTGATTTCAAAGGAGGAGCGGAGCCCCCAGACCCTCACCCCTGCCGGAGAAGACACCCTAAAGACCCCCAGCCCCACCGTGGAGGAAGCCGGGGAACCTGAGACCAAGGGGAACAGCTGA
- the SYMPK gene encoding symplekin isoform X2: MLLRDENVNVVKKAILTMTQLYKVALQWMVKSRVISELQEACWDMVSAMAGDIILLLDSDNDGIRTHAIKFVEGLIVTLSPRMADSEVPRRQEHDISLDRIPRDHPYIQYNVLWEEGKAALEQLLKFMVHPAISSINLTTALGSLANIARQRPMFMSEVIQAYETLHANLPPTLAKSQVSSVRKNLKLHLLSVLKHPASLEFQAQITTLLVDLGTPQAEIARNMPSGKDARKRPRDDSDSTLKKMKLEPNLGEDDEDKDLEPGPSGTSKASAQISGQSDTDITAEFLQPLLTPDNVANLVLISMVYLPEVMPASFQAIYTPVESAGTEAQIKHLARLMATQMTAAGLGPGVEQTKQYKEEPKEEKVVKPESVLIKRRLSAQGQAISVVGSLSSMSALEEEAPQAKRRPEPIIPVTQPRLAGAGGRKKIFRLSDVLKPLTDAQVEAMKLGAVKRILRAEKAVACSGAAQVRIKILASLVTQFDSGLKAEVLSFILEDVRARLDLAFAWLYQEYNAYLAAGATGTLDKYEDCLIRLLSGLQEKPDQKDGIFTKVVLEAPLITESALEVIRKYCEDESRTYLGMSTLRDLIFKRPSRQFQYLHVLLDLSSHEKDKVRSQALLFIKRMYEKEQLREYVEKFALNYLQLLVHPNPPSVLFGADKDTEVAAPWTEETVKQCLYLYLALLPQNHKLIHELAAVYTEAIADIKRTVLRVIEQPIRGMGMNSPELLLLVENCPKGAETLVTRCLHSLTDKVPPSPELVKRVRDLYHKRLPDVRFLIPVLNGLEKKEVIQALPKLIKLNPIVVKEVFNRLLGTQHGEGNSALSPLNPGELLIALHNIDSAKCDMKSIIKATNLCFAERNVYTSEVLAVVMQQLMEQSPLPMLLMRTVIQSLTMYPRLGGFVMNILSRLIMKQVWKYPKVWEGFIKCCQRTKPQSFQVILQLPPQQLGAVFDKCPELREPLLAHVRSFTPHQQAHIPNSIMTILEASGKQEPETKETPAGPLEEDDLEPLALAPPPAPRPPQDLIGLRLAQEKALKRQLEEEQKLKPGGVGAPSSSSSLSSSSARPGPPQPEEAIDFREEGPECETPAIFISMDDDSGLTEAALLDSSLEGPLPKEVAAGGLISKEERSPQTLTPAGEDTLKTPSPTVEEAGEPETKGNS; encoded by the exons ATGCTTTTAAGAGATGAGAATGTGAATGTGGTGAAGAAGGCCATCCTCACCATGACCCAGCTCTACAAGGTGGCCCTGCAG TGGATGGTGAAGTCACGGGTGATCAGTGAGCTCCAGGAGGCCTGCTGGGACATGGTGTCTGCCATGGCTGGGGACATCATCCTGCTGTTGGACTCTGACAATGACGGCATCCGTACCCACGCCATCAAGTTTGTGGAGGGCCTCATCGTCACCCTGTCACCCCGAATGGCTGACTCGGAAGTGCCCCGACGCCAGGAGCATGACATCAGCCTGGACCGCATCCCTCGTGACCATCCCTACATCCAGTACA ATGTGCTGTGGGAAGAAGGCAAGGCAGCCTTAGAGCAGCTGCTCAAGTTCATGGTGCACCCCGCTATCTCCTCCATCAACCTGACCACAGCCCTGGGCTCCCTCGCCAATATTGCCCGCCAGAGACCCATGTTTATGTCTGAGGTGATTCAGGCTTACGAAACCCTGCACG CCAACCTGCCCCCAACGCTGGCCAAATCTCAGGTGAGCAGCGTGCGTAAGAACCTCAAGTTGCACCTGTTGAGTGTGCTGAAGCACCCAGCCTCCTTGGAGTTCCAGGCTCAGATCACCACCCTGCTGGTAGACCTGGGCACACCTCAGGCTGAGATCGCCCGCAATATGCCCAGTGGCAAGGATGCCCGCAAGCGGCCCCGAGACGACTCAGATTCCACGCTCAAGAAGATGAAGCTGG AGCCCAACCTGGGGGAAGACGACGAGGACAAGGACTTGGAGCCAGGCCCCTCAGGGACCTCGAAGGCCTCTGCCCAGATCTCCGGCCAGTCAGACACAGACATCACAGCTGAGTTCCTACAGCCTCTGCTGACGCCGGACAATGTGGCCAATCTG GTCCTCATCAGCATGGTGTACCTGCCTGAGGTCATGCCCGCCTCCTTCCAAGCCATCTACACCCCAGTGGAGTCAGCAGGCACTGAAGCCCAGATCAAACACCTGGCTCGGCTCATGGCCACACAGATGACAGCCGCAGGACTGGGGCCAG GGGTGGAGCAGACCAAACAGTACAAAGAGGAGCCCAAGGAGGAGAAGGTGGTGAAGCCGGAAAGTGTCCTGATCAAGCGACGCCTGTCAGCCCAGGGCCAGGCGATCTCGGTGGTGGGCTCCCTGAGTTCCATGTCCGCTCTGGAGGAGGAGGCACCCCAGGCCAAGAGGAGGCCAGAGCCCATCATCCCTGTCACGCAGCCCCG GCTGGCAGGTGCCGGAGGGCGTAAGAAAATCTTCCGTCTGAGCGATGTGCTGAAGCCCCTGACTGACGCCCAGGTTGAGGCCATGAAGCTGGGCGCTGTGAAGCGGATCCTACGGGCTGAGAAGGCTGTGGCGTGCAGCGGGGCTGCCCAG GTGCGCATAAAGATCCTGGCTAGCCTGGTGACTCAGTTCGACTCGGGCCTGAAGGCTGAGGTCCTGTCCTTCATCCTGGAGGATGTGCGGGCCCGCCTGGACCTGGCCTTCGCCTGGCTCTACCAGGAGTACAACGCCTACCTAGCAGCTGGTGCCACGGGCACCCTGGACAAGTATGAGGACTGCCTCATCCGCCTGCTCTCCGGCCTGCAGGAGAAGCCAGACCAGAAGGATGG GATCTTCACCAAGGTTGTACTAGAGGCACCACTGATCACCGAGAGCGCCTTGGAGGTGATTCGCAAGTACTGCGAGGATGAG AGTCGCACCTACCTGGGCATGTCCACTCTTCGAGACCTGATCTTCAAGCGCCCGTCCCGCCAGTTCCAGTACCTGCATGTTCTGCTAGACCTCAGCTCCCATGAGAAGGACAAG GTGCGTTCCCAAGCCTTGCTGTTCATCAAGCGCATGTACGAGAAGGAACAGCTGCGAGAGTATGTGGAGAAATTTGCCCTTAACTACCTGCAGCTCTTGGTCCACCCCAATCCACCATCTGTGCTGTTTGGAGCCGACAAGGACACAG AGGTGGCAGCGCCCTGGACCGAGGAGACAGTGAAGCAGTGTTTGTACCTCTACCTGGCCCTCCTGCCTCAGAACCACAAGCTGATCCACGAGCTGGCAGCCGTGTACACTGAAGCCATCGCTGACATCAAGAGGACAGTGCTGAGGGTCATCGAACAGCCG ATCCGAGGAATGGGCATGAACTCGCCAGAGCTGCTCTTGCTGGTGGAAAACTGTCCCAAGGGGGCAGAGACACTGGTCACACGATGTCTGCACAGCCTCACGGACAAAG TCCCACCCTCCCCGGAGCTGGTGAAGCGGGTCAGGGATCTCTACCACAAGCGACTGCCAGACGTCCGCTTCCTCATCCCTGTGCTCAATGGGCTGGAAAAG AAAGAAGTGATCCAGGCCCTGCCAAAGCTCATCAAACTCAACCCCATAGTGGTGAAAGAGGTCTTCAACCGCCTGCTGGGCACCCAGCATG GTGAAGGGAACTCGGCCTTGTCCCCCCTGAACCCTGGAGAGCTTCTGATCGCGTTACACAACATTGACTCGGCAAAGTGTGACATGAAGTCTATCATCAAAG CCACCAACCTGTGCTTTGCGGAGCGGAACGTGTACACATCGGAGGTGCTGGCCGTGGTGATGCAGCAGCTGATGGAGCAGAGTCCCCTGCCCATGCTGCTCATGAGGACCGTCATCCAGTCCCTGACCATGTACCCCCGCCTGGGGGGCTTCGTCATGAACATCCTGTCCCGCCTCATCATGAAGCAG GTGTGGAAGTATCCCAAGGTGTGGGAGGGCTTCATCAAATGCTGTCAGCGCACCAAGCCCCAGAGCTTCCAGGTCATCCTGCAGCTCCCACCCCAGCAGCTGGGTGCCGTCTTTGACAAGTGCCCAGAGCTCCGGGAGCCCCTGCTGGCCCACGTCCGCTCCTTCACTCCCCACCAG CAAGCACACATCCCCAACTCCATCATGACCATCCTGGAGGCCAGCGGCAAGCAGGAGCCAGAGACTAAGGAAACACCTGCCGGGCCCCTGGAAGAG GATGACTTAGAGCCCCTGGCTCTGGCACCACCCCCGGCCCCCCGGCCCCCTCAAGACCTGATCGGCCTGCGGCTGGCCCAGGAGAAGGCCTTAAAGCGGCAGCTGGAGGAGGAACAGAAGCTGAAGCCTGGGGGTGTGGGAGCcccctcctcgtcctcctcgttgTCCTCTTCCTCAGCCCGgccaggccctccccagcccGAGGAAGCCATTGATTTCCGGGAGGAGGGGCCTGAGTGTGAGACCCCGGCCATTTTTATCAGCATGGATGATGACTCGGGGCTGACGGAGGCTGCACTGCTGGACTCTAGTCTTGAGGGACCCCTACCTAAG GAAGTGGCAGCGGGCGGATTGATTTCAAAGGAGGAGCGGAGCCCCCAGACCCTCACCCCTGCCGGAGAAGACACCCTAAAGACCCCCAGCCCCACCGTGGAGGAAGCCGGGGAACCTGAGACCAAGGGGAACAGCTGA